The nucleotide sequence GGGTCGTCCCCTCGCTCCAGGGAAACCGCTTTTCACCCGGTCGCTCGCGCAGGAAGACGACGTAGAGCGTGATCAGCAGGATGAAGGGCAGGAAGAGCAGGAAGGTGTCCTGGCTGCCGAAATACTGCAGACCGAACCCAGCCGCAGCGCCCGACAACGCACGCCCCACGGTCTGTCCGCCGAACATGAAGGCGCTGGCCGTTCCCTGCTCGATTTCCGGCAAGGTATCTACCGCCAGACCGTCCACGGCAACGTCCTGGATCGCCGATCCGGCGCCAATCAGAAACACGATGTACAGGATCGTTTGCAGATCGTCCGGACCGGGGCCGATGAACGCGGCAATGGCGAATCCGGTCACCATCAGCAGTTGCGCGCCGATCAGCCAAGCGCGTCTCCGACCCATCGGCAGGTAGGCATAGCGGTCCATGAAAGCCGCAGGGATGAACTTGAAGCTCCACGGCAGGAAGGAGGTGCCAATGATCGCGGCGACCGACGATTCGGGCGCGCCGTTGGCGATCAGCCAGGCCGGAAAGGCCACGGTCGAAACACCCAGCGGAATGCCTTGCCCGATATATAGCAGGAAAAAACTGATGATGCGCAGGAACTTGCTCTCGGAAAGGATCATCGACCCTGCGACACGATCATCCATCCTGCAATTCTCCCGCTCACCCGGTGTTTACCCTTAGGGCGCAGGGGGACGATTGCAAATGTTACCTGTTGGCGATGCGAACGAGATCCGCGGCCTTTTCGGCGATCATGATCGTGGGCGCATTGGTATTGCCGCGAATGATCTGCGGCATCGAACTGGCATCGGCCACACGAAGTCGCTCGATTCCCCGGACCCGCAGGGCGGCGTCGAGCACGGCCTCGGGCCCGGTGCCCATGGCGCAGGTGCTCGTCGGGTGTCCGCCGCTTATGACGCTGTCATCGAGCCACCCGTCGATTGCCGCGTCGTCCGCAGCCTCTGCGCCGGGAGCGATTTCAGCGGCGACGGTTGGCGCCGCAGCATCGGTCGCGAAGAACTCGCGCATCAGGTGAATCGACGCTCGCAACCGCTTCCGGTCGCTCGGCTCGGCCATGAAGTTGAGCAAGACCTTGGGCAGGTCACCCGGGTCGGCGCTGCCGAGCGTCACCGCGCCGCGGCTCTCGGGGTTGAGAAGCACGCATCCGGCTGTCAACTGATGTCCGGCTCCCTTGCGCCAGCCGGGGAACCAGACGCGCGCCATATAGCTCGTGTGGCTGACCTGGAACTGCAGGTCGGGCCGCTCCTGTTCGGGGCCCGACCGGACGAAACCCTGCGCGGTCATCGGGCTCTGCGCCGGGGTGCCCTTGCCGGTCAGCGTCCAGCGCAAGACATTGAGGGCGATGCGGTCGAGCCGCAGTTCTCGATCGAAGGTGTTGGGCTGGGCCGCCGCCCAGACAGTCACGGCGATCGGATGGTCCTGCAGGTTCTGCCCGACTCCGGGCAGGTCGTGAAGCACAGCGACGCCGTGTTCCTTGAGATGCGAGGCCGGGCCAATTCCCGAAAGCATCAGCAGCTGCGGGGAGTGGATTGCCCCGCCGCACACTATGACCTCGCGCCGTGCGTGCAGCTGTTTCGTCTCGCCGCCCCGGCGGTACTCGACGCCGACTGCTCGTCCGTCCTCGATCAACACGCGCGACGCGAAGGCTTCGGTCAGCACCGACAGATTGCGCCGGCGGCGGGCCGGATCGAGGTAGGCCCGCGCGGTACTGTCACGGTGGCCTTTGCGGATCGTGCAGTCGGGCATCCCGAAGCCTTCGGGCTCGGGCACCGCAAAGTCGGGTTCTTCGCCGTAGCCGAGCGCCTTGCCGGCCGCGTACATTGCCGGGGTCAGCTCGGGATGGGGCAGCATCGGCGTGACCGAGAGCGGCCCACCGCCGCCGTGGATTTCGCTCGCGCCGCGCCAGTTGGTCTCGGACTTGCGGAAGTAAGGGAGAACATCCTCGTATCCCCAGCCGGGCAGGCCCATCGCCGCCCAGCCGTCGTAGTCCGCCTTGTGCCCGCGGATATACATCGTGCCGTTGATCGCGCTCGACCCGCCGAGCAGACGCCCGCGCGGAATGGGCTGGGCGCGGCCCCCCATGTGCGGATCGGGCTCGCTCATCAGGTTCCAGCCGTATCGCGGATCGGCGCTGACCGGCATCCACGCCAGCGGCATGCGGATCATGGCCGAATCGAGGTCGCTGCCCGCTTCGAGCAGGGCGACTTGCGCGGTCTCGTCTTCGCTCAGCCGCGCGGCAGCGACGCACCCTGCGCTGCCCGCCCCGACGACGATATAATCGACTTCGGCGGTCATAGGTAGCGGCCGATCAGGCCGGCCTCGCCGCGCAGGCGTTCGGCCGGTCCGGCCTGCCCGGCTTTCTCGAGCGTTGCCGCGGCGGCAATCCGTTCGGCCTGCTCGCTTTCGAAAATCGCCCTGATGTCGCCCTCGCCGAGAACTAGCCGGGGGACTTCGCCCTTGCCGGCGCTGGCGCGCAGCGGGCTGATGTTGTCGTCGAGGCCCGCAACTGGCACCGCCTCGGCATTGTCGATGGCCGCCACGAGCGAGCGGAGCAGGCCGACTTCGTCCTTGCGGCCGGCGCGCATCGCGTCCTTGAGGTCGCCGCGTAGCTGCTGCCGGGTTTCCTCGGCGGTCATGCGTGGCGCGCGGTGACGATGTAGCTGAGCGCCAGGTCGCCCGAAAGGTGCAGGCCCTTCGTTGGCGAGAACGCGATGCCGCGCGGTTCACCGATCGCCAGGCCCGCACCGGCCAGCAGCTCGCCGAGCTCTCCCGGCGTGACGAAGTCGTTCCAGTCGTGGGTGCCCTTGGGCACCAATCCGGCGGCTTCGGCGAGTCCAACCATCAGCAGGCGCGATTGCGGCGTGCGATTGGGGGTGGAGAATATGAGCAACCCGCCGGGAGCGAGATGGCGGGCCAGTTCGGCGAGGAACGCGGGCTTGTCGGAGACATGCTCGATCACTTCCATCGCGGTTACGAGATCGAACCGGCCCATCCCGAGCGAGCCGAGCTCGCCAGCGCGATAGTCGATGGTAAGGCCCGCACCTTCGGCGTGCGCTCTGGCCACCGCGATGTTCTCTTCCGCCGCATCGACCCCGGTCACTTCGGCGCCAAGCCGGACGAGCGGCTCGCACAGCAGCCCCGCGCCGCAGCCGACGTCGAGCGCTCGCTTGCCGGCGAGGGGTCTCAAGCTTTCGGTATCGCCACCCCAGGCTGAGTCGATCGTCTCGCGGATGAAGGCCAGCCGCACCGGGTTCAGCCTGTGCAGCATGGCCGAGGAGCCCTTGGGGTCCCACCAGTCCCGCGCGAGCTTGCCGAAGTGGGCCGCTTCCTCGGGGCGGATGGTTGCCGCTGTTACAGTTGCATCGGACATTCCCCGCTCCTAACAGCGCGCACAGTTCACCGCCAGCAGGGGAAATAGACCGCGTGGCCCGCATCGTGATGAAATTCGGCGGCACGTCGATGGCCGGGACCGAGCGCATCCGGCGCGTGGCGAACATCGTGCGCAAGCAGCAGGCGGCGGGGCACGAAGTGGCTGTCGTCGTTTCGGCGATGGCGGGGGAGACCGACCGGCTGGTAAATTTCTGCCGCGAGGCCAACCCGCTCTACGATCCGGCCGAATACGATGTCGTCGTTGCCAGCGGCGAACAGGTCACCAGCGGCCTGCTTGCCC is from Croceibacterium aestuarii and encodes:
- a CDS encoding GMC family oxidoreductase codes for the protein MTAEVDYIVVGAGSAGCVAAARLSEDETAQVALLEAGSDLDSAMIRMPLAWMPVSADPRYGWNLMSEPDPHMGGRAQPIPRGRLLGGSSAINGTMYIRGHKADYDGWAAMGLPGWGYEDVLPYFRKSETNWRGASEIHGGGGPLSVTPMLPHPELTPAMYAAGKALGYGEEPDFAVPEPEGFGMPDCTIRKGHRDSTARAYLDPARRRRNLSVLTEAFASRVLIEDGRAVGVEYRRGGETKQLHARREVIVCGGAIHSPQLLMLSGIGPASHLKEHGVAVLHDLPGVGQNLQDHPIAVTVWAAAQPNTFDRELRLDRIALNVLRWTLTGKGTPAQSPMTAQGFVRSGPEQERPDLQFQVSHTSYMARVWFPGWRKGAGHQLTAGCVLLNPESRGAVTLGSADPGDLPKVLLNFMAEPSDRKRLRASIHLMREFFATDAAAPTVAAEIAPGAEAADDAAIDGWLDDSVISGGHPTSTCAMGTGPEAVLDAALRVRGIERLRVADASSMPQIIRGNTNAPTIMIAEKAADLVRIANR
- the ubiG gene encoding bifunctional 2-polyprenyl-6-hydroxyphenol methylase/3-demethylubiquinol 3-O-methyltransferase UbiG — its product is MSDATVTAATIRPEEAAHFGKLARDWWDPKGSSAMLHRLNPVRLAFIRETIDSAWGGDTESLRPLAGKRALDVGCGAGLLCEPLVRLGAEVTGVDAAEENIAVARAHAEGAGLTIDYRAGELGSLGMGRFDLVTAMEVIEHVSDKPAFLAELARHLAPGGLLIFSTPNRTPQSRLLMVGLAEAAGLVPKGTHDWNDFVTPGELGELLAGAGLAIGEPRGIAFSPTKGLHLSGDLALSYIVTARHA